The region GCCAGCCCCTCGTTCAGGGAGCCGCGGCGGTAGCCCTGCAGGTCGATCAGCACGCGCTCGAAGCCGGCGCCGCGCACGGCATGAGCGATGTCGCTCCGATGAGCGGCGACGCGGTCGATCTCGGACGGGTGAACTTCCAGCCGCGCGATCGTGCCGTGATGCCGGACGCGGAAGTCGCGGAACCCCATCGCCCGCAGCCCGATCTCCGCCTGTTCGATCTGCCGCAGGCGCTCGGGAGTGACGGACAGGCCGTAGGGAATGCGCGAAGCCAGGCACGGCGCGGCCGGCTGGTCCCACGTGGGCAGCCCCAGCTCGCGCGACCAGGCGCGGATCTCGTCCTTGGTGAGCCCCGCCTCCAGCAGCGGCGAGCGCACCGCGTTCTCCTCTGCCGCCACCGCTCCGGGGCGATGGTCGCCCACGTCGTCGGCGTTGGAGCCGTCCAGCACCGCGGCGAAGCCCCGCTCGGCCGCCAGGTCCGCCAGCCGCGTCCACAGCTCCGACTTGCAGAAGTAGCAGCGGTTGCTGGGGTTGGCCGCGTAGCGCGGATCATCCATCTCCCGCGTTTCCAGCTCCAGCCAGGGAATGCCGAAGCGCGCGGCGACCTCGCGCGCGGTGTCCTCCATCCACGACGCGATGCTGTCGCTCTTTCCCGTGACCGCCAGCACGTGTTGCGGCCCCAGCACGTCTACGGCGATGCGCGCCAGGAACACCGAATCCACCCCGCCGCTGTAGCCCACGACGACGGAGCCGCAGTCGCGGAGGATGGACGAAAGGCGGTGACGCTTGTGCTCGGGTACCATCGGCAAGGACTCGGGCCAGGAACGAACAAGGGCGCGCGGAAGATAGGCGCGCCCTCCGGTACCCCGCCAGCGCACGGCGGTCGCTCAGGGACGTGCGGAAGGCGCCGCGCGGCTGGACGCCTGCGGGTGCGCGCGGCCGCGGCGGGCGCGCCCCATCAACTCGAAGACGACCACGGGGACGGCCAACGGAATGGCGGCGAACAGGGCGATGTCGGCGATGTTCCCGGGGGGCAGCCAGTACTCGCCCCAGCGGAACGACAGGTAATCGGTGACGCCCCAGTGGATCACCCGCTCACCCAGGTTGCCCACCATCCCGCCGCAGATCAACCCCACGAACAGCCACGCCCAGCGCTGGTGGCCACGGGCCAGGCGATGGGCACGGCCAACGATCTGCACCAGCACCAGCACGGCGAGCAGCGCCGACACTACGGCCAGCACCTTGCGCCCGGCCAGCGGCAGGTTTTCCCACAACCCCAGGATCATGTAGGGATTGCGCACGTGCCAGAACGCCACACGCCCGGGCACCACCTCGCGAAAGCCTTCGAGCGGGATGGTCGACGCGATCGCGAACTTGGTGGCCCAGTCCACCAGGGCTACGGCGCACGCCAGGATGAACGCGGGGCGCCAGCCGTGCATTGGCAGTTGGTCAGACGCGCGGCGGCCGCGGCTGGCGCCGGGACGGTGCACGGTCCGTCGCTCGCCCATCAGGCGGAGCACGATGTGCTGAAGGCGTGTCGGGGCTTCGCTCACGGGGGCTCCGGAGGGCGTGTCGATTGGCCTGCGCACCCCTTTTACAAGATGCGGGCCGCACGCGGTTCCGCGCGCGCCTTGACCGGCTTGCCGCCCACGCCCGACATTGTGTGCCCTTGCGCGAACCTGGACCCGAAGGAGCTTACGTGCCCGCCGCGAACCTGTACGAAGAACTGAAGTCGAGGGGGCTGCTCTTCGACGCCACCGAGGGCGCGCGCGCCGCGACCGAGTCGGAGAAGCTGACGGCGTACATCGGCTTCGACCCCACCGCGGCCAGCCTGCACGTGGGATCGCTGCTGCCCGTGATGGCGCTCGTTCACCTTCAGCGGCACGGCCACACGCCCATCGCCATCGTGGGCGGCGGCACCGGGATGATCGGCGACCCCAGCGGCAAGACGGCCGAGCGCAAGCTACAGACGCGCGAGCAGGTGGCAGAGAACATGGCCGGGCTCCGAGGCCAGTTGGAGCGGTTCCTGG is a window of Longimicrobium sp. DNA encoding:
- the larE gene encoding ATP-dependent sacrificial sulfur transferase LarE, with translation MVPEHKRHRLSSILRDCGSVVVGYSGGVDSVFLARIAVDVLGPQHVLAVTGKSDSIASWMEDTAREVAARFGIPWLELETREMDDPRYAANPSNRCYFCKSELWTRLADLAAERGFAAVLDGSNADDVGDHRPGAVAAEENAVRSPLLEAGLTKDEIRAWSRELGLPTWDQPAAPCLASRIPYGLSVTPERLRQIEQAEIGLRAMGFRDFRVRHHGTIARLEVHPSEIDRVAAHRSDIAHAVRGAGFERVLIDLQGYRRGSLNEGLAGGQLVQLGAFA
- a CDS encoding signal peptidase II; this encodes MSEAPTRLQHIVLRLMGERRTVHRPGASRGRRASDQLPMHGWRPAFILACAVALVDWATKFAIASTIPLEGFREVVPGRVAFWHVRNPYMILGLWENLPLAGRKVLAVVSALLAVLVLVQIVGRAHRLARGHQRWAWLFVGLICGGMVGNLGERVIHWGVTDYLSFRWGEYWLPPGNIADIALFAAIPLAVPVVVFELMGRARRGRAHPQASSRAAPSARP